A section of the Lathamus discolor isolate bLatDis1 chromosome 6, bLatDis1.hap1, whole genome shotgun sequence genome encodes:
- the FKBP3 gene encoding peptidyl-prolyl cis-trans isomerase FKBP3 has protein sequence MAAAAGPAQPWSAEELRSESLPKKDIIKFLQEHAAQAFLAEHKLLGQVKNVAKTANKEQLIAAYTQLFNTQRFKGTDGAEKAAEKAKPTKAEEAKGKAAKPEEAVEEGPPKYTKSILKKGDKTNFPKKGDTVHCWYTGKLQDGTVFDTNIQTSSKKKKAAKPLSFKVGVGKVIRGWDEALLTMSKGEKAQLEIEPEWAYGKKGQPDAKIPPNAKLFFEVELVDIE, from the exons atggcggcggcggcgggcccgGCGCAGCCCTGGAGCGCCGAGGAGCTGCGGAGCGAGTCGCTGCCTAAGAAGGATATTATCAAGTTCCTTCAGGAGCATGCAGCCCAGGCG TTCCTGGCGGAGCACAagctgctggggcaggtgaAGAACGTGGCGAAGACGGCGAATAAGGAGCAGCTCATCGCGGCCTACACGCAGCTTTTCAACACGCAG CGGTTCAAGGGCACGGACGGCGCGGAGAAGGCGGCTGAGAAGGCGAAGCCCACTAAGGCGGAGGAGGCCAAGGGGAAAGCAGCGAAGCCTGAAGAGGCCGTGGAAGAG GGGCCTCCAAAGTATACAAAATCAATTTTAAAGAAGGGTGATAAGACCAACTTTCCAAAGAAAGGAGACACTGTTCATTGCTGGTATACAGGAAAGCTACAGGATGGAACAGTCTTCGATACCAATATTCAGACAA gttcaaagaagaaaaaagcagctaaaCCTTTAAGTTTCAAGGTTGGCGTAGGAAAAGTAATCAGAGGC tgggaTGAAGCCCTCTTAACAATGAGTAAAGGAGAGAAGGCTCAGCTGGAGATTGAACCCGAGTGGGCATATGGCAAGAAGGGCCAGCCTGATGCCAA GATTCCACCAAATGCAAAACTTTTCTTTGAGGTGGAATTGGTGGATATCGaatga
- the LOC136017922 gene encoding heme-binding protein 2-like, producing the protein METGGCRMGTAEPGAPAMITLEDLDGMAEESADSAYHSNGSSPDEEAAERMEDEEQERLLSYWQSVGRGHQVDVPREMAEPIQQLTRNNNPQERQTIPFTLIQRKEKLGDLLYEKRQYGKAKWACIKMKEKQYEQSICLGFMKLMRYICEQNSSGLYLGITIPIVTIVHTNESQSEMRQSVTVAYYLPELLQDEPPHPFDSDIIIEEWPSTIVYSRSFRGITNEDSIMREINLLAEILESPELCLQDTFIIAGYTNPAAANRHNEIWFLQRP; encoded by the exons ATGGAGACGGGAGGGTGCCGCATGGGCACCGCGGAGCCGGGCGCCCCAGCGATGATCACGCTGGAGGACCTGGACGGGATGGCGGAGGAGAGCGCCGACTCGGCGTACCACAGCAACGGCAGCAGCCCGGACGAGGAGGCTGCAGAGCGCATGGAGGACGAGGAGCAGGAGCGGCTGCTGAGCTACTGGCAGAGTGTGGGCAGGGGGCACCAGGTGGACGTGCCCCGCG AAATGGCAGAGCCAATTCAGCAGCTGACTAGAAATAACAATCCCCAGGAGAGACAGACTATCCCATTTACTCTGATCCAACGCAAAGAAAAG CTTGGAGATCTGCTTTATGAAAAACGTCAGTATGGAAAAGCCAAATGGGCTTgtataaaaatgaaagagaaacagtACGAACAGAGCATATGCCTCGGATTCATGAAGCTGATGAGATACATTTGCGAGCAGAACTCCTCAG GACTGTACTTGGGGATAACAATACCCATTGTGACCATAGTCCATACGAACGAATCTCAATCTGAGATGAGACAGTCAGTGACAGTAGCATACTACCTGCCTGAACTGCTGCAGGATGAACCACCTCATCCTTTTGACTCTGACATAATCATTGAAGAATGGCCTTCTACTATTGTTTATAGTAG GAGCTTCAGAGGAATCACCAATGAAGACTCTATAATGAGAGAAATAAACCTGTTGGCGGAAATTCTGGAGAGCCCTGAGTTATGCTTGCAGGATACATTCATCATTGCAGGATACACAAATCCAGCTGCTGCCAATCGGCACAATGAGATATGGTTCCTTCAGAGACCATAG